Part of the Fusarium musae strain F31 chromosome 3, whole genome shotgun sequence genome, TGTAAATCTTTGAATTGCCCCCTGAATTTTTAGTAGGTCCCCGCGTCGGGCCCGGTTTACCAGCCTGCGTTATTGGGCGACAGAACATTCTGCATCGTATGTCTTTGCATTATCGAATGTTTGATCTTGCCAGAGCTGAAAGGCGAGGCCGAATGATTTAATGAGGAAAAAGGTCTAGTTTGAATCTTAGATACTATGAAAGATTGCTGGTGTGAGATGAAATCTCCTGATGTCGCCAGGATTGCCACGTCCATATTATGCAGAGTACCACTCAAATACAACGGCCAATATATCATAGTTTGAAATCGATACCACAAGGACATTCCGTTCATTGTCTTGAGACTCATACACATGGCCTTTGCGTCTAACCATCCATACATATATTTCTCTTAGGGTCCTTGCTTACATGGCGTTATCAACAAGGGGATACATCAAAGTTTACTGGTTTCTACTTACATAAGTACCTTGCCATTGCAAAACTCCTTCATTGCTTCGGTTGTCTGTTTTACGGTTCCATACAGTGACAGGCCCGTGGTCTCACTCTTCACGGCCAAAATCAGCTCAGTCTGAAGTAAGAATATGTTCCGACTCAAAGTGGTGTTTGTCTTCAGGCCAAACATTTCTCATGAGCTCATTAGCCACTACGAAGATGAACATAACAAGGCACATATATGTGCTCCGTCTTCGACTATTTGCTTAGTATATAGCAtagagatataatatagttgGTTGCGGCTCCCACACCCTCCCAGCTCTTAATGCCTAGGTGTCAGTATGTCTGCACACCCTTTTGTTCCTTTGCCAACTCAAAATACCAGATCCCAAAGCACAAGGAAAGCGCAGAGCCCACTTGCCGCAAAGAATGTATACTTTGCTGGACTTGCTCGCTGTGTCGCCTTTTTTAATTCCTTGTTACCACCGCCCACGTTTTCCGTGGTTGCAAACGAGTCTGCTACGAGTTGATCTATATGCGCTGACTGCGTGGCAAggttgttgacgagaagTGACTGCAGCTCAGCTATTTCTAGTAACGACTTCTCAGCAGTTCTGTCGTACGAGTGTTAGCTCATATGCATGAATAAACTTCCCTTCCCCATGGGGTGGCGCTTGCGCTTGGAACTCTAATGTAGATACAACCAGGCAAAGGTGTGCCGATGGAGATCGAGAGGACATATGACACGTACCTGACTTTGTCCAAACTATTCTCGAAatgcttcatcatgtcttGGTTCCCTTGCTCAAACATCTGGATCTGTTCCTCTGTCAACCCCTGGCTCGGGAACTGACCGTCTTCGGACATAGGGATCGGTGCAGCAGGGGCTGGTTGGGAGTTTCGTCGGGCAGATGGAGGAAATTCCGCGAAATCTCCAGCAATGGTGGCGCCTGATCTTGAAAGCATGCTGCggttcttctccaactcacGCTTGAGACGTGTTTCCATCATTTCTTGTTGCGTTCGACAGCATAGCTCGAGTCGTTGCCGTAAAAACCAGAGAATGCTATCTCGATGAATTCCCAAATCTCGTGCCTTGGCTTCGGCTTCTGCATGCTCCTCTGTTTTACTGCTAATAATGCCACCTGATGCCCATGCCCCAAAAGCTCCTAGGCCTCCAAATTTCTTTCGGATTATAGCTGATTCAGTTTCACGCCGTAACTGTTCAGCCTCATCGAGAGCACGAATGCCAGCATTCAACTCCCGAATCATCTGCTTCGCATTGgcgtcaacttcttctcggtctcgATCCGTAAGCACACGAGCTTGTTCTTTTGCGACTCGATTATGTGTTTTTCGTGGCTGCGCAGTCGATAAATAAGCTTGTCGAACATCTTGAAGCTCTCGATGCAGGCTGGTAATATGCGAATTCTAGAGATACTAGTCAGCTTTGGGAGTGAGGTCGAACCGAAGCGTATGGCTTACAATCCTATATGCCTCCTTTAAGAAACCATCGATAGCATCCAATGTGACACGTTTTCTTGTTTCCGGCGCATTTCGTTCCCGCAGGAGCTCATTGAAAGTGACCGTGACATCCATGGCGTGTGCTCCGAATTAGTCCAGGACGAAGGTTTTCGCTGAAAGGATGAGCCGTTGGTGTACCCGAGTTCATGCGCTTATGTGCTTTATGGCTGAGTGATTCCAGCTTTGTCTGAGCATTCGAGTCAAGCTCTCTCATCAATAACAGTCCAGGGTTGTTGTAGACACCATGGCTGCATTGGTATGAAGCTCTGACGCACTTCGAAGAAAGCTCCACGTGGCTTAGTCATCGAGCTCAAGCTCCAATGCTGAAGAAACCATGCTTCAGCTGTGATGCAACCTCTTTACCATTCTAGGCTATTTTACGGAGTATAATGATTTGCAATCAGTCAAAACCTATAGTGACCCTCTAATCCTCCACTCTTCGCGATCCTTTTATCAAAGATCATCTCTCAACTTCCACACTCAAGGTGCACGATGGGCAGATCAGCTTGACTCGATTCAACCTCCGAAAGACTGGATGATAGTCCAGAATTATGAAGATATCGGTCCGTCTATGAAGGCCTTGAGTACCCTTTCCGATCAAAGCTTTCTTGATTTAACGGTGAGGCCGACGAAATTGAGTATGAGACTCCCTTCGGAGAGGTGGACCGGAGAGGAGCTCGGCGTAAAGTGGAGACACGCCGGGCCCGTGAACCGGGGTTTTTGCGGGAATAGAAGCCAAGAGTACCGGAAATAAGTATTCTATCACCAATGGAGAATGTTCTCCGATCGCGGGCAAATTGTTAGgtagtattaaaagacttgTCTTCCAGTTCTCGGCGACTGTCTCATCATGTTTGTTGTATATTCTATCCTTCTGTTCAGCgaagatgaaagagagaAGCCAAAATCAGTCCTCTTCCAACACCGAAACCCCTCCGAGACATGACCATGACGATATCAGCATACAGAGCACCGAGTCGGAGGCTCTTGAGGGCCTCGATAACCACAATACCGAGAAACTTGGCAGAGCGCCACATGATGTATCAGCAACTCAAGCTGACGAGACGATAATGGGTGACCCCGAGAGCATGACCAGAGTGCCAAGCGGTCCAGCATACAGCGTTTTCTCAAAGAACACAAAAAGATGGATTCTAGCTTTGGTCACTGCAGCCAGCTTCGTCTCACCTATGACGGCCAACATATATTTCCCCGCTATTCCCCCTATAGCCCAAGATTTGAACATATCTGTGTCACTTGTCAACCTCACCTTGACGTCGTATATGATTTTTCAGGGACTTTCACCAACGATATTTGGCGACTTCGGTGACATGGCCGGGCGTCGACCCGCCTATATACTGGCCTTCTTGATTTATATATGTGCAAACATTGGTTTGGCCCTGCAACGTAACTTTGTTGCGCTACTGATCCTTCGTTGTGTTCAGAGTGCCGGCAGCAGTGGAACGTTGGCTCTTGGCTTTGCTGTGGTAGCTGATATTTCACCAACAGCTGAAAGAGGAAAATACATGGGCATTGTTGGAGCCGGAATCAATGTTGGGCCAGCTCTCGGGCCAGTCCTGGGTGGTATATTGAGCCAGTACCTTGGATGGCCTGCCATCTTCTGGTTTTGTGCCATCTTTTCTGGTGTCTGGATGGTCCCCTTTATCCTCTCTGCTCCCGAGACGTGCCGCAAAGTCGTTGACAATGGCTCAATAGCACCACCGAAATGGAACAGGTCACTGCTTGATCTCTACAGCAGCCGAGGAGATGTTACAAGCCAGAATACTCCGAAgcagaagttgaagtttCCCAACCCATTGAAGACGCTTTACATCGTCTTTGAGAAAGAAATGGCCATTATTCTGTGTGTTAATGCAGTCATTTATCTTGCTTTCATTTTAGTGGCGGCTACCCTATCAACACTCTTCAAAGAGACGTACGGCTATAACGATCTTCAGGTTGGTCTTTGCTATTTGCCTTATGGATTTGGCTGCGCGCTGGCCGTTGTCGGTCAAGGATACGTCTTGGACTGGAACTATCGACGAATTGCAAAAAAGATTGGCTTCACCATCAATCTTAAACGGGGAGATGATTTGGGCAAGTTCCCAATCGAGACTGCGCGGATCCAGCCGGTCTATCCAACGCTCCTCGCTGGTATCGCGACACTCATAGGGTATGGATGGGCTTTGCAAGTTGAAACTTCAGTTGCTGTCCCATTGTTCCTTGTCTTCCTGATCGGCATGTTTGTTCCAACCTCATTCAGTGTTCTCAATACCCTCATTGTTGATCTTAACCCACATGCTCCAGCTACTGCAACTGCGGCTAACAACCTTGTGCGATGTATGTTTGGAGCTGCAGCGACGGCCGCCATTGACCACATGATCGCAGGAATGGGTAGAGGGTGGTGTTTCACGTTTCTTGCTTTGCTAAACTTGGCCATGATCCCGGCTTTGAGACTTGTGGACAAGAAAGGCATGCGATGGAGGGCAGCTAAGGCAAAGCGAGAAGCAATGAATGCAGCATAGTTATGCAACTCCAATCAATTATCTAGTCATTTATCGTATCAATAGACAGGTTATAAAGCTGCCACAGCGAACTCAAGAGGCTCTCTTTGCGCCTCCCACATCAGCCAGTCGGATCGTGTTGTTCTAGACAGTGTCAGTAGTGTAAGAATAAAGCATACGGAGATAAATCCTTACGGTAACAGACCCATGGCATTGATCTTCCAGATTCCGACACCAAGCGCAACCAGCTGGCATACCACATACACAAACTTGACCTGCAACAGCTGGGAAGAAAGAGACTCTGACTGGAAGCGTTCGAAGGCCTGGTTCGTGTTCATCAAGCCCATCAAGGGGTTCTTGAATGCCATAAAGACCATCATGATACTGAAGATCTGGAGAGAGTTGCCCGACATGTACATCATGATGGCGGTCATGGGAAGACCTTTAACGGGGGCCAACGCGACTTCCCaggccttcttgagcttcaaggtTTCCATCTCGGCGGTAGTCGGGGGCTTGCGGGGCTGAACCTTGACAgcatccttgttcttctgcttGCTGTGTTAGTTTTTGATTGTTATTGATCGCGCGATAGAGAATTTGCGTGCCTTGGAGTTGGTGACGGTTGTTCCGGAGCTGAAGCCAGGAGGGTCCTGAACACCAGATTGCTTGGACTTGGCAGTAGGAGGGCTCTCGAGTTGAGAGACCCAGATAGGGGAGGCAGATGGGCCAGCCATAGTATATCGCTCGTGCTATCGAAAGCCGTTGATAGAGATTGAAGGTATCGGATTGAAGTTCGCAGGCAAGGATGTTTAATGGTTGATGTTGGAAGCTCGTGGCGGCAACGTTGACGTGGATTGATTGGGTTAAGCTGATGACTGTAGCCCACCCCCATGGCCTTGGCGGGTGGTATTCAACATGTGGCGTAGTTGTGGCAGCTGCAATTTCGGCTTAATTGCAacccactcactcactatctTATCAGCACCTATTTGGCTTACATTACTCGAGTCTAGTGATCCCCTTTCCCAACTCCGACGCCGCCGATTCGAGACGTGAACGTTCAAAATACGATCACATACACGTCGCAAACTAAATCCGAGGAAACCAGCGATTCCTCTACTTCCTCGAGTCCGAAGAAGCCTCGTAACGTTAATCCACCATCGAGAAGCGACATCACAGCGCCTTACAACCGTTTGGCATCTGGCGCACATGTGACCATCCCCTCCCATCTGCCATCCACCATCCACCCTTTACGACTTTCTTTGTGCTGGGCAACGCATCCCCGCCCAATTAGGTTGTGAATATCGAAAAGACGGCTGAAAATACTTGGAAGAACTCAAAGTGAGGGGCTGTAAGGCATAGGGCGACTATTCCACATTCAACGTTACCGAAACCCAGTCCCTGTCGCCATATAGTCTTTATTTGGGATACAAGTACAACACCATGTCGAGCTCCGCCGGTGGAGGGGACTCCAAATTGTTTGCTCGAGTAAGCCTTCCCGTCCTTCTATCATGTCTCAGCCTCGTAGGACCTGAGGTCTTATAAGTCCTTGAACCTCCACTTCACTGAAACTCGACTTTGTGTCTCCTTTATCCCCTCCTGCTTTTGCGCAGACCTTGTTGCGCGAAGGCCTTCGTTGCATCAGATCATATTTCCTGTTCAATGTCACTATCGATACATGGTGTCGCAGCGCTGCGAACCATGTGATGGCCGCCATGTTTCTCGCATATATGCCCCCAAAATCACTTTATGATGGCCCGAGACTAAGTAATATGCAGGGCAAAGTTGCCGAGCTACGCCTCGAGCTTAACAGTGGAGGAAAAAAGGACAAGGCCTATACAGGCAAGAAGATTGCTCTCAAGAAGATTGTCGCAAATATGACAATGAGTAATAATGACATGGTTGCCCTATTCCCCGACATCATTGGATGCATGGGTATCCAGAGTttggagatcaagaagatgtgAGCATTTCGATATACGGAACTCGCTCAGAAGCTTATGTCAAATAGGtgtttcttgtttctggTCAATTATGCAAGGATAAGACCTGAGATTGCCGTCAAGGCAATCCCTGTACTGGAACATGTCAGTTTGCCGAAAACCACTCTGGGAGTAGTACTGACAAAGCATAGGATATGGAAGACCACAATCCTTTAGTACGGGCACTGGCTCTCCGAACAATGTCCTACATACATGTCAGAGAGTTTGTTGAGGCTACTGTCCCAATAGTCAAGCATATGCTGAAGGACAATGACCCATATGTGCGAAAGACGGCTGCTTTCTGCGTCGCCAAACTTTACGACCATGACCGACATATGGTAGAGAACTCGGACCTCATTGATCGTTTGAACTCTTTGCTACGGGATGACAACCCCACAGTTGTTGCAAGCGCTCTGGCTGGACTCATGGATATCTGGGAACGTAGTGACGCCATCAAACTTACCATTGACTATAGCAATGCCTCCAAGATGGTGGCCATTCTCCCTGATTGCTCCGAGTAAGACCAATCACGGTACATTTGTGTAATTGTCGCTAATCTTGTGTCAACAGATGGGGTCAGACATATATCCTAGAGGCTCTGATGTCCTATGTGCCACAAGAATCCGGAGAAGCGATACTCCTAGCGGAACGAATATCACCACGACTGTCGCATTCTAATTCGTCAGTCGTGTTGACCTGCATTCGGGTGATTCTGTATCTGATGAATTACATCGCCGATCAGAAGCAAATCTCGGCTCTCTGCAGGAAGCTCTCACCACCCCTGGTCACACTTCTCGCCAAGGGTCCTGAGGTTCAGTACCTCGCTCTACGAAATGCTTTATTGATTCTCCAGCGACGGCCGGAAGTGCTCCGAAATGATATCCGTGTCTTTTTCTGCAAGTACAACGATCCTATTTACGTCAAGGTCACAAAGCTGGAACTCATCTTCATGCTTGCCAACGAGGACAACATCGATGAAGTGCTGACGGAACTGCGAGAATACGCCACTGAAATTGATGTTCACTTCGTCCGCAAGGCAGTACGTGCTATCGGTAAGTTGGCAATTAAGATTGAGCCAGCTGCACGACGATGCATCAACTTGCTCCTCGAGCTTGTAGCAACCAAGATCACATATATTGTGCAAGAAGCCACAGTGGTTATCCGAAACATCTTCCGAAAGTACCCCAACCAATATgaatccatcatcagcacTCTTTGCGAGCATCTGGATTC contains:
- a CDS encoding hypothetical protein (EggNog:ENOG41), giving the protein MDVTVTFNELLRERNAPETRKRVTLDAIDGFLKEAYRINSHITSLHRELQDVRQAYLSTAQPRKTHNRVAKEQARVLTDRDREEVDANAKQMIRELNAGIRALDEAEQLRRETESAIIRKKFGGLGAFGAWASGGIISSKTEEHAEAEAKARDLGIHRDSILWFLRQRLELCCRTQQEMMETRLKRELEKNRSMLSRSGATIAGDFAEFPPSARRNSQPAPAAPIPMSEDGQFPSQGLTEEQIQMFEQGNQDMMKHFENSLDKVRTAEKSLLEIAELQSLLVNNLATQSAHIDQLVADSFATTENVGGGNKELKKATQRASPAKYTFFAASGLCAFLVLWDLVF
- a CDS encoding hypothetical protein (EggNog:ENOG41~BUSCO:EOG09264KSI); translation: MAGPSASPIWVSQLESPPTAKSKQSGVQDPPGFSSGTTKNKDAVKVQPRKPPTTAEMETLKLKKAWEVALAPVKGLPMTAIMMYMSGNSLQIFSIMMVFMAFKNPLMGLMNTNQAFERFQSESLSSQLLQVKFVYVVCQLVALGVGIWKINAMGLLPTTRSDWLMWEAQREPLEFAVAAL